Sequence from the Triticum urartu cultivar G1812 unplaced genomic scaffold, Tu2.1 TuUngrouped_contig_5606, whole genome shotgun sequence genome:
GAACACTTGTCATGAGTAGCCAAGAATTGTGTCCAAGCACCGAAATATCTCAAATCAGTTCATTTTGTGCAGTTGACAGTCGATACGATACGCTATGCTAAATTTGCGCTGGTCTAATTGGTGAACGCAGCCACGCGGTgtcaacggcggcggcggctggtgcGCCATCGAAACGACGGCCTCCGTCCATGCGCCTCCTCACGAGCTCGGCCAACCTGCTCGCCTCCACCTTCTTCTCCCGCGTGTTCCACTTGGCGAGCTTCCCGGACCGATTATCCAACGGGAAGGTGTACAGTTCGTCgccctcctcctcggcctccggTCCTTTCTTCCTCATGTTCCCGAGTTCGCGCTCCTCTACCGTGGCAAGCGCGTCGGCACGGACATCGTCGGCGTTGTCCTCGTCCACCTCCATATCCTCCTCCGTCCGCTTACGCGGCGGCCCCATGCTCTGATCCTCCGCCCTGAACTCCGGCTGGATCGATCGGGGCGACTGCGGCGGCGATTGGCGGATAGGTCGGAAAGCAGGCAAGAGCCTTGGTGACTACGTTCGGTTTCCTGCTGTTTGTATTTGTAAGCCCATTGGGTCCGAGTCCGAATCTAGTTGGGCCCATGATGGACATGCCCAGATAAAGATATCGCTGATTGGGTAGAAGCCCGGTAGGAAAAATAGGCCGAGATAGACACTTGAGGGCATTGGCCAAAAAAAAAAAACACCACACGCAAAATAGTCAATCTGACTTAACACAAAAAATCACAGCATCACACGATGTTTACTGCAAATTAGAGTTACAGAGTTTTCGCACTCGATGAAGTCACCATATGTGTCCCCTCTATCAATGTGACATTGTCTTTCACTGAAGAGACATTCTGATTAACAAGACATAAGGATAGGTTTGAACTCTCCAGGGTTGGTACAACCATCCGATGGTTGATTTTTGCATCtttattattttcctatcaaaTTTTATTGTACATAAATACAAACGGGCTTCCTAATCCTGAGTTGCTTGAAATTTTTGTAGAACTTAAACCCATAATAAGTTCAATATAATAGTTTAAAGTGTGTGCAAATTTTCCATTTTAATAAGCTAAATAAATACAAAAATAATTTTTAATTACTCTAGCTAATTTTTTGAGATTCTCTATTAAAAATTATATGTGCTTAAAATTATCTTCAAATTTTTTGCTAGGGGGCAGCCACATGCACGTAGTTCCCGCTGAGCTACGTGCACCAGGCTGCCCTCTAGTTAAAATGAAAGTAATGTAACCTtgtagaaaaggaaaaaaacacgTATTTCAGAATCTGACAAATAAACTAAACCGGGAAATTTAGTGAAACAAAAGTTGTACACACTTTGAGTAAAACTTGCACTATCCTTCAGCATGCAAAAACTGTTGTAAAAACAAACGGACTTGCTAAAAATTGTGTTTCAATATTTGCGTATCTTTATCATTTTGTAAAAGAAAATGTTATAGTATAATTGGATAATAGAAATTTCATTgagatactaaaaataaacaccCCAAAAATCAATTGCGCATACTTTTGTCAATGACGAGAATCATGCATTTTCCACTAGATTAACATAGAAGATTGTACCCCACACGATAAGAGAAAACTGTTCTAATAGTCAAAGTAAAGAGAAATTGTTTTCCATttgcaatatatatatatatatatatatatattaatctATTAATAATATGTATCAACGGTACATCATATATGGAACATCCTCTCCCGCTGTCGACAAGGCCGGCGGAGTAACTGTTTTTTAAAGAGGGATTTTTTACAGTAACTGTTATGAAACTGAAATGTTTAGTTTTGCAAAGCAGGCCTATAAATAGGTCGCCCGATACTTGGAAACAGAAGGCAGGTAATCGCCTGAATAAAGCAAAATACAGATAACCCTCGTCAGTAAGCAAAGGCATCGCACATATTTTGCGGCACAACTTTCTCCTCCCTCCAGACGCCACCAGAGACCAGACTTACTACCAGAAGGTCAGCCATCCCGGCAGGCCCCACGCGTCAGCCTGACGAACCGCCACACGCGACCCCCAACCGCCGAGAAGCCTCCTGAATCTTCACTTCCTCTCTCGCGCCATCCCCCGCCCCGTCCTGTCCCCTCTCCTCTCCTTAAAACTCTCCGCCCCACGCCAGCTCTCACCGCACCGCCGCACAACCGCACCGGCAAAGATACAACCAAGGCGACACGTGCTCTGCTCCGGGACTCCGAGCCATCCCATTCGATCCGTGCACCGCCgtagaggagaggagagggaaggaagaccGAACGCCGACGATGTATTTCCGGCCGCCGCCCAAAGGCCCCGAGTGGGGCGGCGACGCGGAGGCCGGGCAGGCGGCGCGGCCGCTGTACCCGATGATGCTGGAGAGCCCGCAGCTGCGCTGGGCCTTCGTCCGCAAGGTCTACACCATCCTCTCCATCCAGATGCTGCTCACCATCGCCGTCGCCTCTGTCGTCGTCTTCGTGCGCCCCGTCGCGCTCTTCTTCGTCTCCTCCCCCGCCGGCTTCGGCCTCTACATtttcctcatcatcctccccttcatCGGTACGTTACGTTTCGCGCGCAATCTCAGATCAGTTCCCCGTTACCATTGCTTGTCAGACATGATCGATCGCTACTCTGCTCTGTTTTCTTCGATGTGACTGACGCTCACCGTGTCCGTGTGCTTGGAACTGCAGTGCTGTGTCCTCTGTACTACTACTACCAGCGGCACCCGGTGAATCTGCTGCTGCTGGCGCTCTTCACGGTGGCCATCAGCTTCGCGGTGGGGCTGACCTGCGCCTTCACCAAGGGGGAGGTGATCCTGGAGTCGGCGATCCTgacggcggtggtggtggtgagCCTGACGGCGTACACGTTCTGGGCGGCGAGTCGCGGGCACGACTTCAGCTTCCTGGGCCCGTTCCTGTTCGCGGCGGTGATGATCCTCATGGTGTTCGCGCTCATCCAGGCCTTCTTCCCGCTGGGCCGCATCTCGCTGATGGTCTACGGCGGGCTGGCGGCGCTCGTCTTCTGCGGCTACATCATCTACGACACCGACAACCTCATCAAGCGCTACTCCTACGACGAGTACGTCTGGGCCGCCGTCGCGCTCTACCTCGACGTCATCAACCTCTTCCTCTCCCTGCTCACCCTCTTCAGGGCATCCGATTCCTGAAGTGCCTGCGTCTCCTGCCATAGCGTAGCGTAGCCCCTCCTCCTACCCTACCCCTGTAATCCTGTCCCTGCCGTTACATCACGAATGTGCTTCGCTTATGTGTGGAACAATTTATTGTAAATTAATTTTGACTTGTTTTACATAATTTGGTCTATGTAACTTTGTAGTCTGCCAATATCAATAACTTTGTGCtagctaagagcatctccagccgttggccctaGCCTAAAATCGCCCCTTAgggtgagccggcgcaaaaaaTCGGTCTGGGGATGAGTTGGTCCCCAGCCGCCGGTTCCAGGGCCGTCCCAGGCGTGTTCAAAATTAGCCCCAGA
This genomic interval carries:
- the LOC125529449 gene encoding protein LIFEGUARD 2-like, with amino-acid sequence MYFRPPPKGPEWGGDAEAGQAARPLYPMMLESPQLRWAFVRKVYTILSIQMLLTIAVASVVVFVRPVALFFVSSPAGFGLYIFLIILPFIVLCPLYYYYQRHPVNLLLLALFTVAISFAVGLTCAFTKGEVILESAILTAVVVVSLTAYTFWAASRGHDFSFLGPFLFAAVMILMVFALIQAFFPLGRISLMVYGGLAALVFCGYIIYDTDNLIKRYSYDEYVWAAVALYLDVINLFLSLLTLFRASDS